One Callospermophilus lateralis isolate mCalLat2 chromosome 6, mCalLat2.hap1, whole genome shotgun sequence genomic region harbors:
- the Gjb7 gene encoding gap junction beta-7 protein: protein MSWMFLRDLLSGVNKYSTGIGRIWLAVMFILRLLVYILAAKYVWKDEQKEFECNTRQPGCGNVCFDYFFPVSQVRLWALQLIMISMPSLLVVLHVAYCEGREKKHGKKLYDSPGTMDGGLWYTYLISLIVKTGFEIGFLVLFYKLYRGFSVPYLMKCDLKPCPNPVDCFISKPTEKTIFIFFLVFTSCLCIVLNFTELSFLVLKCFI from the coding sequence ATGAGTTGGATGTTCCTCAGAGACCTCCTAAGTGGAGTAAATAAATATTCAACTGGGATTGGGCGCATCTGGCTAGCTGTTATGTTCATCCTTCGGTTGCTGGTCTACATCCTGGCTGCAAAGTACGTGTGGAAAGATGAGCAGAAAGAATTTGAGTGCAACACTAGACAGCCTGGCTGTGgaaatgtgtgttttgactacttCTTTCCCGTCTCCCAAGTCAGACTTTGGGCTTTACAGCTGATCATGATCTCCATGCCCTCTCTCCTGGTAGTTCTACATGTGGCCTATTGTGAGGGGAGAGAAAAAAAGCATGGAAAGAAACTCTATGACAGCCCAGGCACCATGGATGGGGGcctatggtacacctatttgattAGCCTCATTGTCAAAACTGGTTTTGAAATTGGCttccttgttttgttttataagttGTATAGGGGCTTTAGTGTCCCCTACCTTATGAAGTGCGATTTGAAGCCTTGTCCCAACCCTGTAGACTGCTTCATCTCCAAACCTACTGAGAAAACCATCTTCATCTTCTTCTTGGTCTTTACCTCTTGCTTGTGCATTGTGTTGAATTTCACTGAACTGAGCTTTTTGGTTCTTAAGTGCTTTATTTAA